Proteins found in one Limnohabitans sp. TEGF004 genomic segment:
- a CDS encoding enoyl-CoA hydratase-related protein produces MTEGTPLLDISGAVATLTLRRPSQRNSLTDDDLNTLLAHFETINRNTAIHAVVLRADTSTQKQAVFSAGYNVGGFDNDPMAPLFFEKIPEALERLRPVTICALNGSVYGGATDLVLACDFTVAQRGYTWRMPAAALGLHYYPSGLRRYVSRLGVQASKRAFLLGQSMAYEDLETLGLFEALVNAEAFEATLEKTVQALCGMAPLALQATKKSLNEIAAGLYSEPALKERSRQSVHTQDFTEGRAAFAERRTPKFTGR; encoded by the coding sequence ATGACTGAAGGCACCCCTCTCCTCGACATCTCTGGCGCTGTGGCCACCCTCACCTTGCGCCGTCCCTCGCAGCGCAACAGTTTGACGGACGATGACCTCAATACCTTGCTGGCCCACTTTGAAACCATCAACCGCAACACGGCGATACATGCGGTGGTGTTGCGCGCTGACACCAGCACACAAAAACAAGCCGTGTTCAGCGCAGGCTACAACGTGGGTGGGTTTGACAACGACCCCATGGCGCCTTTGTTCTTTGAAAAGATCCCAGAGGCTCTGGAGCGTTTACGTCCTGTGACGATTTGTGCCTTGAATGGCAGCGTGTATGGCGGCGCGACAGACTTGGTGCTTGCCTGCGACTTCACTGTGGCGCAGCGCGGCTACACATGGCGCATGCCTGCAGCCGCACTGGGCCTGCACTATTACCCCAGTGGCTTGCGCCGATACGTCAGCCGCCTAGGTGTGCAAGCGAGTAAGCGCGCATTTCTTTTGGGCCAATCCATGGCCTATGAAGACCTCGAAACCCTGGGTCTATTTGAGGCACTCGTCAACGCCGAGGCCTTTGAAGCCACGCTTGAAAAAACTGTACAGGCTTTGTGCGGCATGGCACCGTTGGCGCTGCAGGCCACCAAGAAAAGTTTGAACGAGATTGCTGCAGGCTTGTACAGCGAGCCTGCACTGAAAGAGCGCTCACGTCAGTCGGTACACACGCAAGACTTTACCGAGGGTCGCGCCGCATTTGCTGAGCGCCGCACCCCCAAGTTCACAGGCCGCTAA